Within the Cryptococcus neoformans var. neoformans B-3501A chromosome 1, whole genome shotgun sequence genome, the region gagttgtATGCACGTGGTCTCCATGTCCGCAATTGCGAAAGCCCGCGAGACGCACATCCACAAAATATTCACAGGGGAATCCCTCCTATTATTATGGAACGAAGAAAGGTGAGCATATTTCCTTCGTCACAGGAATTTTAATCCTAAACAGGTGTTTCGAGCTTCGGAGAGTGACAGCAGGGACAATTGTATCACAACGGTATTGCACATTCCACGACAGCGGACTAGTCtacaatcttcttcatcatatcTTCCGTACCTTTGGAGGCAATCGCAGATTATGAGTTCAATTGCTGCGCTTCGGCCCTTAACTGTTCATGTGATGATTAGCAAAGTATTAAGGCCAAGATCGTTACTAAATTAAGAAACTCACCTCCTCACGGGTCTTGGGCTTCTCCAAACCCTCAGCAATCTCTTTACTGGGAATATAAGGTGGCTTGGCATTGTAGGCGTTGGCGGACGCGCTTTGGAGACCACCGTGTTCCGCGGGTTCACCAGTCAAGTCGGCAGGGTTGTTAGTCTTGGCTGGGTGGGGAAGGATGTTGAATGCTAAAAGAGACGCAAGGGACATTTGTCAGTGGCAATGTTTTGACGGGAGGATCGATCGAGCCGACGAGATCCGGCCAGCGGCGGCGAATGGGTcgttgttgaagatggtaCTATAGAGCGTTCGTTCGGACTCACTTTTCTCGCTATTATCGTTGTTTCCTGACATGTTGAAAAAGTGTTTGTAGAAAGATATCAAATTGTTGTTCAGTCAATAGGCTTTATAGATAATTTGTCGGCCATgcgtggtggtggattTGTCGCGGGAACTGATCCGAAGGCAGACGACGTCATAGGAATTGAAGCAACCTTcggccatcatcatcatcatgttcTATTTTGTCCTTTTTATCGCGCCGGACGTTAATTGAGCACACACTCAAATCGTCGGCGGAATCCGACTCCCCCGCGCGTCGCTCGTCGTGGAGGATGGATTAATTGTGGACTTGATTATCGTGGATAGCAGACGTT harbors:
- a CDS encoding hypothetical protein (Match to ESTs gb|CF191525.1|CF191525, gb|CF188671.1|CF188671, gb|CF189227.1|CF189227): MSGNNDNSEKTFNILPHPAKTNNPADLTGEPAEHGGLQSASANAYNAKPPYIPSKEIAEGLEKPKTREELRAEAQQLNS